Part of the Thermococcus barophilus MP genome, CTTTTTTTAGCCTCCTTTTTTGCAGGCTTTGTTAAGGAGACTCGGGGACCAATTACAAGAACTGGTTTGCCTTTTATTGACCTTGCAACTTCTGCTAATTTTCTAATAACTGATGATGTCACTACTTGTTTACCTGCTTTAGTCTCTATAACTAACTTTTTTTGACGTTTTTTCTTTGCTATGATATCTATTTCTGTTCCATTTTTCACTTTATTTCTCTCTATAAAATAACCAGCCCGTTTATATCTGCTTGCAATTTTTTTCTCAAACCCAGATCCTTTACCTCTATTTCGTGGCATATCCTCCCCCTCCATTTTTAGTTAGTTAAATGTAATACAAATTCCTCTCCAACTTTCTCTGTATTTTTTTAATTTTCTTCTTTAATATCCTAATTTCATCCAAGGAAAGGCCAGATAATCGAATTAATTCAACCACGTCAGAACTTTCAGCCTTTTCTATTAATTCATCAATGTATTCATCTAAAGGAACACCTTTCTCCGAAGCTTCTTTTGCAACTTTTTCATAAATCTCAACTGAATCCACTAGATCCCAAAGAAGAAGATATAAGGCTTCACGAATAATTTCACTTCTTGTGGCGTATAACCCTTTCTCCACCAAGACATCTAATAACTCCACTAGTTCTGGAGGCAAAGAGATAGAAAGTTTTTTAAATATTGAGGGCATTTTATTCTCACCCTAATAATACCTTAGTAGTATTTAACTATTTAAATTTTTCGGTTTAGATATACATACCTTAGGTATCACCTTTCAAAGCCATTTAGTAACATTACCAAAGAGGTCAGTTAAACAGAGAATAAATTCTTACAAAATCGTGCCAAAAGGCAACTAGAGAGACAAATCTGTGAACAAATACCAGAAATTTAAACTAAACGCCCCATTGCTTGTCCTGATAGTATAAATAACGTGCAACACAAACCATTTAAACAGTGCAACGTTAAATCTTAATGAAGACAACACAAAAAGGTGGGAAAAATGTTTGAATCTATCCTCAAAAAGCTCCACAGAACAAATGCCCCTATTACTGGCAAATCTAAAATACCAGCCGCTGGAGTCAAAGCCTTTGAAGCAATCCTCAAATCCAAGGGACTTAAAGAAGGAAGTGAGGCAGTTAAAATAGCGCTCTCTGAGTTTTCAAAATACAACAACGAAAATGAAGAAACATTTCAAGAGTTCAAGAAAATACTAGAGAGGGAGTTTTCAGGGCTTAGGGGGGCGAGAATAATCAAGGCTAAAGCTAAAGCCCTAAAAGAGCTCTGGGAAGCTGAAGCCAAAGCACTTTTCGGTCCAGTAAGAAGAACTAAATGGATCTCCATTAGAGTCACGGAAGAAGAATATAATAAAATCCTTGAAGAGGCAAACAAAGAAGGTTTGGATGTATCAAACTACATACGGAAAAAGCTCGGACTCAGTTATGAAGTCTAATTTTTCTTTTGTTCTCCTTTTTCAACGCCTCTTTTATAGTGTGCAATTGTTAAGGAGCTACTTCGGGCAAAGCCCGAGGCGGGTTAAAACCCACCGTATTCCGCTGCGCGCGGGAGGCAAGCCCCCCGTGCTCGCTCCATAAGGAAGTTAAATCAGTGGGTATCTTCACTCATTCAGTTTTAGAGCTTCCCTAAGCTTGGCACCATTTCAAAAATACCAGCTCTTGTGAGAGAACCTGCTCCATACTCTCAACGAGGTTAATGTTCAAGATTTCGAATTGCATTAAATGCAACTCAAACTTTTCTCAACTAAACTTTGCCTTTATGTTGCACGAAAAATCAATTTAATGTTGCACCAAAAAACTTATAAATGTGTTGCACACATAGGGTATTTTGAGAACCTTTGCGGAGGCCTGCCAAATGGAAGTTGTCCAAACCCAAATTGTTGGATTTTTGAAGCCTGCCATGAAAAGCCCAACAGAAGAGCCCAAAGTTGAGTTTAGAACAGCCCTGGAATTTGAAGCCATTGCAGAAAGGAAGAGAAGAGCTTTTGAGAAGTGGCACCCCATAATAAAGAAGACTGAGTTTTTAGTTATTAGGGAACACCTTCGGGCAAAGGATGTGTATGGAAAGGATTACATTGAAAAGGTTTTGAACGTGCAGTTTTTGGCTGAAATTCTGGAAAACTACAAGGTCAAAGCCCAAATTATAATCTATGAGGCTTATTTTGAGGTCAAATTCTTCCACCACCTTAGTAAGGTCAAGTACAGAAAGATAGTGCAGGAGATCAACAGGGTTACACTCCAGGAGCTCAATGAAAGGGCCCAATGGGACAAGAAAGAGAAAGTCCTCAAGGTGCCGAGAGTTAAGGAGAAACCCATTGACGAGCTGATGGAAGTTGAAATTGACTTTTGATTCTTTTTCACTTTTTGGAGGGGCTTGAGATGAAGGAGTTGAGATGTGCAATTTGTGGCCAAGAAATAACTCACAATGAAGTGGGCTTTATTTTCAAAGATGGGGAAGTTATGTGTGTTTACTGTTTGGACGAGGCTCTTTTGGAGATCCAAGACGAAGAAATTCCCCCAGAGGAAGTTAATCATATGATTAGAGAATTTTTGAAGAGCTTACAGCTTCCTAAGCTTCCAGAAAAGGCTTTCAAGGTGGTGAGGGCATGAAGATAAACGTTTACAAAGACTTCGAAGATTTGGAGCCACACCATGGAAGAAAAGTCACTAAGAGAACCCTTTTGAAAGTTCTTGAGAAGGGTCTATATGAAAAGATTGTGATTGATATGGTCTTAACAGACGATTACATGTGGGATTCAGTTCTTGACTTCCAGAGAGGAAGGGAGATCCTAAATGTCAAAAAACTCATTGAAGAAATAAAAAGAGGATGGGCCCGTCCTTATTGTTTGGCCCTTTACTATCCAGAGAAGCATGCCATAGAGGTAAGCTGGTACAGACATCAGTATTACACGATTTATTTGAAGCCTGAAGTTAGAGTTATTGAAAAGATAAAATCAAAAAGGAAAAAGTATGCCTAACTACTGTTTCCTTCTTCTTTTCTTCCAAAAGATTATCAACATCCCAAAAATTCCAATAAGCATTAAAAAGATAGTTCCATTAGAAAGACGAGCTGTAGAAAAGTCTACATCAACAATCGAGGTGTCATCAACTTTTACGTAGGCTTTCCTTTCAGTGATTAAACATAAAAATCCCATGTAACATTTTTTGATCTTTAAAAGATACTCATTTTCGCCTAAAAGAAACGTTGCCATCCCATTTTCATCAGAAATCTGCTCCAACACTTTTCTGGGAGATCTATATCTATCAGGATACCTTTTCATTAAATATGTACTATAGACAACAACTGTAGCGCCTTTAACTGGTGTATTCCTTTTAGAAATTTTCACAATCAATTTTCCTCGTTTTATGTATTCATCAGAAACATCAATCCTGTCTGCAGGATTGAACATATCAACAGATTCTACATAGGACCA contains:
- a CDS encoding restriction endonuclease; this encodes MPRNRGKGSGFEKKIASRYKRAGYFIERNKVKNGTEIDIIAKKKRQKKLVIETKAGKQVVTSSVIRKLAEVARSIKGKPVLVIGPRVSLTKPAKKEAKKRNIRIRKVYC
- a CDS encoding ribbon-helix-helix domain-containing protein — protein: MPSIFKKLSISLPPELVELLDVLVEKGLYATRSEIIREALYLLLWDLVDSVEIYEKVAKEASEKGVPLDEYIDELIEKAESSDVVELIRLSGLSLDEIRILKKKIKKIQRKLERNLYYI
- a CDS encoding plasmid mobilization protein, yielding MFESILKKLHRTNAPITGKSKIPAAGVKAFEAILKSKGLKEGSEAVKIALSEFSKYNNENEETFQEFKKILEREFSGLRGARIIKAKAKALKELWEAEAKALFGPVRRTKWISIRVTEEEYNKILEEANKEGLDVSNYIRKKLGLSYEV